CGCCCTGGCTGGGGCCGTGATCGGGGGGCGTGCTCGGTCCGTCGGTGGCGCGTTTTACAATGTCGGCTGCGACCGTGAGCCGTGTAACGCCACCCGCCCGCGGGCCGGTGTGATGCTGTCTCCGCCACACAAAGTGCAGTTGCGGGCGGGCTCCTTGGAAGTCTTATCGGTTGGGCGTGGCCGCCCAAGCGGCCGTAGGCGCCGCTTGACGATTGGATGAGGCTTCCAAGGGGCTGAGCATCATTTTATAGTATGCTGTCATGACAACCAGCATGAGCGCGGCGGCGTGGCGTGACCGGGGCATCGATCTTCTTCGCGACATCGCGTCGATTCCGCGACGTCGCTTTTTCTGGCTTCTCGTTGCGGCGATCGCCGGCTATTCGTTCGGGTACCGAGACGCGTTTCGCGGGCCCGAATCGTTGGCCTGGAAGGTCGGCGACCTGCTCGAGCGCGTCGCGCCGGCGACCGTCGACGAGGCACGGCGCCGAAATGCCGAGGCCCTGCGGCAACGCATGCGGCAGCAGGTGGAGCTGCCGCAGCAGGTAGAGCTGCCCGAGTAGGTCTACGCGGGCGGCGTTCCTGTCCGCTCCGGCGCTCCGGCGCTCCGGCACTCCGGCACTCCGGCACTCCGGCACTCTGGCGCTCGGTTGCGGCATTGCGGCGTCGGCTGTCATTTCAAGCGGACGCCCTGCAAACGATTGCCGCTAGCGTCACATCAAGCGAGGATCGCCATGCGATTTCGCGTGCTCCCGTTGTGCGCCTTGCTCGCTACTTTCGGGTCGGGATTGGCCAAAGGTGCGTTGGCTCAGGCGCTCCCCAAGGGCGTGACGGCCTTGCCCGTCCAGGGAGACTCGGGCATCTCAGCCTCGTGGCGACTTCTGGATGACTCGGCATTTAGCGTTGCGCGTGACTATGCGGAGCCCGGCGCCACGCGCCGGATGCACAACCATCCGGAATTCTCGTACCACGTGTTCATTCTACTGAGCGGCACGCTTCGCCTTACCGTCGAAGGCGAGGAGCCCAGGGACGTGCATGCTGGAGAGGTGTTGCGCATCAAGGCAGGCGCGAATCACACCTTCACGAACATCGGCACGGTCGTCGCCACAATCGTCGAGGTGTTTGGCAAACCCCACACACCCGCCAAGTAGTCGCGTTCCGCCACGCCCATCTCACCAAAGCCGCTCGGCGATGACACATCTTTGATGTTCAGCTGCTGTCGATTGACGCTCGTTCTCGGGTTCACCCTTGGAGTCGTGTCGCCTGGTTCGGTGAGCGCCCAGCGCGCGTATCGTTGGAGCTCCGATGCCACGGTCGGCGGCGCGATCGTCAGCGGGGGCGACTTCTTCAACAACGGCCGCGCCGCCGCCCATCTCGCTGTTGCCGGCCGGCTGCTGCAGCGGGCAGGGGGACGCTTCGCCGCGTATGCGGAGGTTGGCTACGATTGGTTCGGTCAGTTCGGACTATTCGGCACCAACCCTGATCTGGTGTGCATCGTCACTCCGGGCGGCGGTTGTGAGCCGTCGTATCCCGACGTTGCTGGACCCAGCGGGACGGTCGGCCTGCTGTACGCTCCCGTTCCGAGCGTCGAGAGTCGGATCGGCGTGGGTGGAGCAGCGTACTCGGTGGACGGCACGCGCATTGGCGCCGCGATCGGCCAACTCGATGCCAGCGTGTTTCCCGCCGGCCACCTTGGATTGGTCCTCGGTGCGCGGCTCGCGGTGATTCCCCGATATCGGCGCGATCGCCTCACGCTGCTGCCGTTGCTGATAGGCGTGCGCGTTCGGTAGTTGTGAACGGGAGTCGAGAACTGCCGAACGCCGAGACTGCCGAACGCCGAGACTGCCGAACGCCGAGAATGCGAGACTTCCGAGCTCCGAAACTGCCGAACTCCGAGAACTGCCCGATGCCGAAGGGATTCCGAGTTGCAACGAGCAATTGGCGCCGCGCCGATTCGCGTGGTGGCCACCATGCAGCCGGCGCAAGCCGTCGTGCGCGACGTCATTGCCTGCCTCGCCGAAGCGATAGGCGTTCGGGATGCCGCGACCGTGCTCTCTCGCGACCGTGATCTCTAAGGAACGCTGAACCTGTCAAGCGATGTGCGGTTGTTACGAAGTCTGCGGCTGCGCAATCTTATATGACTCGCTTGCAGCTTCGCGATCGCTTGAGGCTGCTAGAAACATCATCGTCGTTATGGACTTCATCCGGAATCCGACGCCGACGGAGCTCGTCGCCTTCGGTCGCAGTGTCCGCCGCCGCCGAGCTGCGGTGGGGACCGTTGTCGCGCTATCGTTCGGCGTAGCGGCGCTCATCCGCGACGGCGGGGGCGCGGGCTGGTGGTTCGCCGTTGTTTGGGGCAGCGCAGCGCTTCTCAGTGTCAGGATCTGGCGATGTCCGCGCTGCGGACGACTTCTGGATCGCAACCTTCTGGCCCGCGAATGTTCTCATTGCTATCTGCGATTTGATGGCAATGTGCCGACGAGTCGTCCCGCTAACTCACGCTGACGCGGCGACGACCCTCAACGCCTCCCCCTCTCGTTGTTGAGCGTCGTCCTCTAGTGCGCGGGGGTGACCCTTCACCCTTGCCCTGAGCGCAGCCTCGCGTGGTTGAAACCGAGATGGTGCCTACGACCGCACGTGCCGCAGTTGTCGCGAGTATTCTTTTCGGGGGCGCGTGTGCACGGCCAACCTATCGGCCGACACCGATTCCGTTGGCGCAACCGCCGGCATGGGCGACCGTGTTCGCGGCCCGCGGCTTCACAATCGCGGCCGATACGCAACACGTCGAGAATGTCGCCAGTGAACACGCGCTGCTGATTTGGTTCCTCACGCGTCACGAAGAAACGCGACAGGCCGATTCGCTGCGATTCAACCGAAGCCGCATTCGCCTCCTGGTCCGCTGCCACCCCCTCGGCTTTCGGAGCGTCAGCCAGGAGCTCGCACTAGACGACGCACCACCGATCTTTCACATGGAATGGCCCTGGGCGGGACCCAAGGCCCCCGCGTGGCGAGCACCAGAGTTAGGTGCTACCGATGATCGATTTCTTCGACAAACGTGCGCCGATCTCGGGCGGCCGTAATCAAACACTTCAGGCACATACGAAGGCGGATCATGACTGACAGCGCACAGCGCGCCTCGACGCCTACCTCCGCGCATTTGAAACGTTGGACCCGGAGACCTTGCTCGTCGCACCGAAAAGACAAACATGTCGGGCCATTTGCGGCAGCACCGGCATCTCGTTGCGTGGCGCGAGCCTAGCCGTGAGCGACAGCTTTGAGCATGAGCTGTGAGCTGAAAGGCGATAGGGCATGGCGTCACATCGGTTGGATTGCGCCAGCGGAGGCCGGCGCTCTTATTAGGCTCCAACCCAACCGGTCGACGGCCACCATTCCACGCTCACTCACGCTCGGCGCGTTTGCGTCGACTCTCCTGTGCGCCACCGCCGCGGCGCAAACGTCGGTGATTCTCCCCGGGCCGTCGGGCCGAGCGAAAGCGAAGT
This genomic window from Gemmatimonadaceae bacterium contains:
- a CDS encoding cupin domain-containing protein, coding for MRFRVLPLCALLATFGSGLAKGALAQALPKGVTALPVQGDSGISASWRLLDDSAFSVARDYAEPGATRRMHNHPEFSYHVFILLSGTLRLTVEGEEPRDVHAGEVLRIKAGANHTFTNIGTVVATIVEVFGKPHTPAK